From the genome of Vicia villosa cultivar HV-30 ecotype Madison, WI linkage group LG2, Vvil1.0, whole genome shotgun sequence, one region includes:
- the LOC131652290 gene encoding phytosulfokines 3-like gives MNRITAMFFMSLFLCCMLTHSARHEPSFQKESLVVTQHEDVEADDTICEGIEEDECLMRRTLIAHTDYIYTQKHNP, from the exons atgaacagaataaCAGCTATGTTCTTCATGTCTCTGTTTCTCTGCTGCATGCTCACCCACTCTGCACGACATGAACCATCTTTTCAAAAGGAATCTTTGGTAGTAACACAGCATGAG GATGTTGAGGCAGATGATACAATTTGTGAAGGGATTGAAGAGGATGAATGCTTGATGAGGAGGACACTCATTGCTCACACAGACTATATTTATACACAGAAGCATAACCCTTGA
- the LOC131652289 gene encoding protein PHLOEM PROTEIN 2-LIKE A10-like: protein MELQLVQNGFDYVRKRKKWTLILLAVGFTSYGCYKAYHAPFLAQKRKNFSKLLNSLVSVAEAVSDSADTIGIVTKDVKDFLQSDSDRVPNSLNQISKLSASKQFSDSLVSIVTSVTVGVLRGYQTMNRSDEIHQSGSGSSVADKVFDKMFTPAGSGFASAVIGSFARNLVIGFNSDASGKSSSSNADNGSNSDHVVPEWVDVVCGDKCGELIGNLVQVFVSTLVAVYLDKTMHINTYDDFFSGLTNPKNETRVREMLVDVCNSAIESLVKTSHQVFNSSNPDDSSGAVSCFGIEETPSSVEISCAESKGDVCDEENESGWISKVSSTLAIPSNRKLVLDVTGRVTFETVRSFMEFFLQTLCASVRRCARNVHEGVVEIMRYAAAKFSVIFIICLSLCLHMMDRTWALVPA from the coding sequence TTATGTCCGCAAAAGAAAGAAATGGACCCTCATCTTACTTGCAGTAGGGTTCACCAGTTACGGTTGTTACAAAGCTTATCACGCACCTTTCCTAGCTCAAAAGCGTAAGAATTTTTCTAAGCTACTGAATTCATTGGTTTCTGTAGCAGAAGCCGTTTCCGATTCTGCTGATACCATTGGTATTGTCACCAAAGACGTGAAGGATTTTTTACAATCCGATTCTGATCGAGTTCCGAATAGTTTGAATCAAATCTCCAAATTGTCGGCCTCGAAACAGTTTTCGGATTCTTTGGTTAGTATTGTGACCTCCGTGACTGTCGGAGTCTTGCGCGGTTATCAAACCATGAACCGGAGCGATGAAATTCATCAGTCCGGTTCTGGTTCAAGTGTTGCGGACAAGgtgtttgataaaatgtttaCACCGGCTGGTTCGGGTTTTGCTTCTGCTGTTATTGGAAGCTTTGCTAGGAACTTAGTTATTGGTTTTAATTCGGATGCCAGTGGAAAATCAAGTTCAAGTAATGCCGATAATGGTTCCAATTCTGATCATGTTGTTCCGGAATGGGTTGATGTTGTTTGTGGTGATAAATGTGGGGAACTAATTGGGAATTTAGTTCAAGTGTTTGTTAGTACGTTGGTTGCTGTTTATCTTGACAAAACCATGCATATCAATACTTATGATGATTTCTTTTCGGGGTTAACTAATCCGAAAAATGAAACTAGAGTTCGAGAAATGTTGGTGGATGTTTGTAATAGTGCCATAGAGAGTCTTGTCAAAACGTCTCACCAGGTGTTTAATAGCTCAAATCCGGATGATAGTTCTGGGGCAGTTTCTTGTTTTGGTATCGAAGAAACTCCAAGTTCTGTAGAGATATCATGTGCTGAATCGAAAGGTGATGTTTGTGATGAAGAGAATGAAAGTGGTTGGATCAGCAAGGTTTCATCCACATTGGCTATTCCTAGTAATAGGAAACTTGTTCTTGATGTGACTGGGAGGGTCACATTTGAGACTGTTAGATCTTTCATGGAGTTTTTTTTGCAAACATTATGTGCTTCTGTGAGAAGATGTGCTCGTAATGTTCACGAGGGAGTGGTTGAGATTATGAGATATGCTGCAGCTAAATTCTCTGTTATCTTCATAATATGTCTCTCGTTATGTTTGCACATGATGGATCGCACTTGGGCTTTGGTGCCTGCTTAA